One segment of Nostoc flagelliforme CCNUN1 DNA contains the following:
- a CDS encoding GNAT family N-acetyltransferase: MNKSQIQFSDCKSEIDLYQLQELLNVSAFWAKGRSIEDLGIAIANSEPVISVYDRDRLIGFARATSDGIYRATIWDVVIHPEYQSSGLGSKLVETVLSHPHMRRVERVYLMTTHQQGFYEKIGFQPNTTTTMVLHNLPNRAFAPPTEVQFQESLGG, encoded by the coding sequence ATGAACAAGTCTCAGATTCAATTTAGCGATTGCAAGTCTGAAATTGACCTTTACCAACTTCAAGAACTGTTAAACGTTTCAGCTTTTTGGGCAAAAGGTCGCAGTATTGAAGATTTAGGTATAGCCATTGCCAACAGTGAGCCAGTAATTTCCGTCTACGATCGCGATCGACTGATTGGCTTTGCTAGAGCAACATCTGATGGCATATATCGCGCCACAATTTGGGATGTTGTAATTCATCCAGAGTATCAGAGTAGTGGGTTGGGAAGCAAGTTAGTAGAAACCGTTTTGAGTCATCCCCACATGAGGCGGGTTGAGCGCGTTTACTTAATGACTACTCACCAGCAGGGTTTCTACGAAAAGATTGGTTTTCAACCCAATACCACCACTACGATGGTGCTACACAACCTACCTAACCGTGCTTTCGCTCCACCTACAGAAGTTCAGTTTCAGGAATCACTAGGGGGATAG
- a CDS encoding L-threonylcarbamoyladenylate synthase produces MTQVSLTNLIAGARAGLLVSFPTDTVPALAAIPEKAALIFAAKQRSQDKPLILMAASAEDLWLYVKGDENEYKVWRELADKYWPGGLTLVLPASERVPKVMNPIDPTTIGIRVPNSAIAQNILAQTGPLATTSANFSGQPPLQTMTEIEVQFPKVLTLEYQGEIPGAGVPSTVAKWTGINWQILRQGAIELDISSDN; encoded by the coding sequence ATGACACAAGTTTCTCTAACAAATCTCATAGCTGGCGCACGCGCTGGTCTTTTGGTGAGCTTTCCCACCGATACTGTGCCTGCACTTGCAGCTATACCAGAAAAAGCAGCATTAATTTTTGCAGCGAAGCAACGGAGTCAAGACAAACCTTTGATTTTGATGGCTGCTAGTGCTGAAGATTTGTGGCTGTATGTTAAAGGTGATGAGAACGAGTATAAAGTTTGGCGAGAACTAGCAGATAAATATTGGCCAGGAGGGCTGACGTTAGTTTTGCCAGCAAGCGAACGCGTGCCAAAAGTTATGAACCCTATTGATCCAACCACAATTGGTATCCGAGTACCAAACAGTGCGATCGCTCAAAATATTTTGGCGCAAACAGGCCCGCTTGCTACTACTAGCGCCAATTTTTCAGGTCAGCCGCCTTTACAAACAATGACAGAAATTGAGGTTCAGTTTCCCAAAGTTCTGACTCTAGAATACCAGGGTGAAATACCAGGCGCGGGTGTACCTTCCACCGTTGCTAAATGGACAGGAATAAATTGGCAGATTTTGCGGCAAGGTGCGATAGAGTTAGATATTTCCAGCGATAACTAA
- a CDS encoding Tic22 family protein: protein MKSFIRLGATLGIAGSVFLTGLSGIGNLPGIANLEAIALPQDQVVKKLQEVPVFTLTNPKGEFVVLSRNNASKPISQVGFFISKQDAQKFLDNRLKKENPQLASTLQVRPLSLADYYKIVQESKKKSDSVIYTLVPTQAQVASATTMLNQNGKKGEQFNGIPLFVPKFKKDNSYLTIPVPNGKERYIPFFFEKEQATALLEEFKKAVPKEAANTEIQVVDLYGVMEALNSSTDPSINKIVLYPSRESINFIRSLAPNQAPAAKPAAPAPKK from the coding sequence ATGAAATCATTTATTCGCTTGGGCGCAACATTGGGTATAGCTGGCAGTGTATTTTTAACGGGGCTTTCAGGAATAGGCAATCTACCAGGAATAGCCAATCTAGAGGCGATCGCACTGCCACAAGATCAGGTAGTGAAAAAGCTCCAAGAAGTACCTGTATTCACGCTTACCAATCCTAAAGGCGAATTCGTAGTACTTTCGAGAAACAACGCATCCAAGCCAATCTCTCAAGTGGGATTTTTTATTAGCAAGCAAGATGCTCAAAAATTCCTTGACAATCGGCTCAAAAAAGAAAACCCCCAGTTGGCAAGCACACTACAGGTAAGACCTTTGTCCTTGGCAGACTACTATAAAATAGTCCAAGAAAGCAAAAAGAAATCAGACTCTGTAATTTATACTTTAGTACCGACGCAAGCACAGGTAGCTTCGGCAACAACTATGCTGAATCAAAATGGTAAAAAAGGGGAGCAATTTAATGGTATTCCCTTATTTGTACCCAAATTTAAGAAAGATAATAGCTATTTGACGATTCCTGTCCCCAACGGCAAAGAGCGGTATATCCCTTTCTTTTTTGAGAAAGAACAAGCAACAGCTCTGTTAGAGGAATTCAAAAAAGCCGTGCCAAAGGAAGCAGCCAACACTGAAATTCAGGTGGTGGATTTGTACGGTGTTATGGAAGCTCTCAATAGCAGTACCGACCCTAGTATCAATAAAATTGTTCTCTATCCATCGCGGGAGTCGATCAATTTTATTCGCTCGCTTGCACCGAATCAAGCTCCAGCTGCCAAGCCTGCTGCACCCGCTCCGAAAAAATAA
- a CDS encoding sensor histidine kinase, translating into MNWSNWIYLGAGIALGVIFRQLFVRAPNVSFSSSPVAPLDQQDMPPISQQLQQTQLAYLMAREMSQFKAGFLARTTHELRSPLSGLIGLHQLILSDLCEDPAEEREFIAQAHERTLKLLKLMDEILSVARTEHGTNKLDIQPRPLAQVLEDVYKLTYMLAANRNFPLELLPADPEIYVLTDYLWLRQILISLIDTAIIHMEEGNICISSSTAPTSNFVNIWLDVPTHSIPWSEPIDLIKSEDQPIQIDQGKAALSPGMRLLINQTLVEVIGGKLEILPSTIAKESPQEISRLQISIPLVIPETELL; encoded by the coding sequence ATGAATTGGAGCAACTGGATATATCTAGGAGCAGGAATAGCACTAGGTGTGATTTTCCGTCAGTTATTTGTGCGAGCGCCTAATGTTTCATTTAGCTCATCCCCAGTAGCGCCATTAGATCAACAGGATATGCCACCAATATCGCAACAGCTACAGCAAACACAGCTGGCATACCTTATGGCAAGGGAAATGAGCCAGTTTAAGGCTGGTTTTTTGGCGCGAACTACCCATGAATTGCGATCGCCCCTCAGTGGTTTGATAGGCTTACATCAGTTAATTTTGTCCGATCTGTGTGAAGATCCGGCTGAAGAGCGAGAATTTATTGCCCAAGCTCACGAGCGTACGCTGAAGCTACTCAAATTAATGGATGAAATTCTCAGCGTTGCTAGAACTGAACACGGGACTAATAAATTAGATATTCAGCCTAGACCATTGGCCCAAGTTTTGGAAGATGTTTATAAATTAACTTATATGCTGGCGGCCAATCGCAATTTTCCCTTGGAATTGTTACCCGCCGATCCAGAAATTTATGTTTTGACAGATTACCTCTGGCTCCGCCAAATATTGATAAGTTTAATAGACACTGCCATTATTCACATGGAGGAAGGCAACATCTGTATTTCCAGCAGTACAGCGCCTACAAGTAATTTTGTAAACATTTGGTTGGATGTACCAACCCATTCCATACCCTGGAGCGAACCGATTGATTTAATTAAATCTGAAGATCAGCCGATCCAGATTGACCAAGGAAAAGCTGCTCTTTCCCCAGGAATGAGGCTGTTAATCAATCAGACTCTGGTGGAAGTTATCGGAGGAAAGTTAGAAATCCTGCCCTCGACTATTGCGAAGGAATCACCTCAAGAGATTAGCAGACTGCAAATCTCTATCCCCCTAGTGATTCCTGAAACTGAACTTCTGTAG
- the prmC gene encoding peptide chain release factor N(5)-glutamine methyltransferase has product MGEKHLISGLQLWQWRNTALQAAIATDVPPAEVDWLLLEVAGLDRLALRLESFKNWPQIQLQLPLEELDHLWQRRLNDRLPVQYIAGVTPWRNFQIAVSNAVLIPRPETECLIDLALASASNGSGHWADLGTGSGAIAIGLADALPQATIHAVDYSLEALAIAQTNARNLGFADRIKFYQGSWWEPLTFLKGKFSGMVSNPPYIPTSTLPTLQAEVVNHEPHLALDGGTDGLDCIRHLIEISPSYLQPGGVWLIEMMAGQADAVRELLQNQGSYCKIQIHADLAGIERFAVAYKS; this is encoded by the coding sequence ATGGGGGAGAAACATCTGATATCTGGTTTACAACTTTGGCAGTGGCGCAATACTGCTCTCCAAGCAGCGATCGCTACTGATGTCCCACCTGCCGAGGTAGATTGGCTGCTGCTCGAAGTTGCTGGGTTAGACCGCTTGGCACTGCGTTTGGAGTCTTTTAAAAACTGGCCGCAAATTCAGCTGCAATTGCCTCTAGAAGAGTTAGACCATCTGTGGCAGAGGCGATTAAATGACCGCTTACCAGTGCAGTATATTGCCGGAGTTACACCTTGGCGTAACTTTCAAATTGCAGTGTCAAATGCGGTTTTGATTCCCAGACCAGAGACAGAATGCTTAATTGATTTAGCTTTAGCATCTGCTAGTAATGGCTCAGGACACTGGGCTGATTTAGGCACTGGGAGTGGAGCGATCGCCATCGGACTAGCAGATGCCTTGCCACAAGCAACAATTCATGCTGTTGATTACAGTTTAGAAGCTCTGGCGATCGCCCAAACCAACGCCCGTAATTTAGGTTTTGCTGACCGGATTAAATTTTATCAAGGTTCCTGGTGGGAGCCACTGACATTTCTCAAAGGTAAGTTCAGTGGTATGGTGTCGAACCCTCCTTATATACCCACCAGTACCTTACCTACCCTGCAAGCAGAAGTAGTTAACCATGAACCACATCTAGCTTTGGATGGTGGCACTGATGGGTTAGATTGCATTCGCCATTTGATAGAAATTTCTCCCAGCTATTTGCAACCTGGTGGCGTGTGGTTAATTGAGATGATGGCAGGACAGGCGGATGCAGTGCGAGAACTTTTGCAAAATCAAGGTAGCTATTGTAAAATTCAAATTCACGCTGATTTAGCTGGAATTGAACGCTTTGCCGTAGCCTACAAAAGTTAG